The following nucleotide sequence is from Erythrobacter aurantius.
CGCCTACCATCTGCGCGGCGCGGCGATACCTTTGTTCGAGCAGATTGCCCGCAAACGGATCGCCGGGCAGGGTAGGCAGGCTCGCCCACAGCGCGCCGAATTCCAGCACGCCCTTGGGCTCGCTGTCGAACACGGTGCGCCAGCCCGTCGCATCAATCACCAGATCGAAGGCCGCAGTCGGTTCGCGAGTGTCGAAAGTCAGCCGGCGCCCTGCCGCATCCAGAGTGCTGCCGGTGACGGCGTGCCCCGTTGCAATCGCGATCCCGCGCGCCTGCGCCGCCTCAAGCAAGACGCCGAAAAGGCTCGCACGGTGGATGCCGATGCCGAACGCGCCCGGCACGCCCAGCTTGGAATAGGGCGCGTCGAGCACCGCCTTGCCGTGCTCCTCCAGCCCCAGCAGCGCATCCACCCGTGCCCCGCGCGCCAGCGTTTCTTCGGCCAGTCCCAGACGGTCCAGCACAGCCATGCCGCTTGGCTGGATCATCAGGCCCGATCCCACCGGGCCGGGTTCGTCGAACTGGTCGAATATGGTGATTTCGTGCCCTTGCGCATCCAGCAGGATTGCCGCGGCGAGCCCGGCCGGGCCGCAACCTGCGATGGCGATGGATAGACGCGTCATGGATAGCGCCATGGCGGATTGCGGAGCTCGCGCCAAGACGGATTTGGCGTTCCGCCTATGCGGTTTTTTCGGTCAGGCTTCGCTGCCGCTTGAGATGGATGCCGACGGGCAGGCAGATCGCTATCAGGGCCAGCATCCACAACCCGCCTGATGGGTCTGCGACGATCACTGCGACGAACAAGCCCACCGTGATGGCAAGGATCAGCGCGGGCAGAACCGGATGCCCGATTGCCCGAAACGGGCGGTGCATATCGGGCCGCTGCCGCCGCAGCGCGAAATAGGCGGCATTGTACAGCACGCCCGCGAAAATGCCCGTCGCCACCTGTATCTTGAATACGAACACATAGGCTCCGCTGAGGATCATCGGCACTGCAAGGCCCGATCCTATCAGCATGGCCACCCACGGCGTTCCGCCCTTGTTGACCTTGAGCGCGCTCTTCAGGAACAGGCGGTCGCGGGCCATGCCGAACAGGATGCGCGGATGGGTCATGGATACCGCGTTGAGCGTCAGCAGCGCCATGACTGCGGCGGCAACCCCTGCCACCTTCACCCCGGCCGGACCGAGCAGGCTTTCGATCATGATCGCGACCGGAAGATCGGAAGAACGCAAGGTCTCGATATCGAGCACGGTGAACACGCAGAGGTTGATGCCGAGATACACCACCAGAATGATCACCGCCGATCGGAAGAAAGCGCGCGGGATGTTCCGGGCCGGGTCCTTGTCCTCCTCGGCGAAGAATGTCGGCCCTTGCCAGCCGTCATAGGCGCCAAGCACGATCTGCAGCGCGGTGATCAGCGCGACCCAGCCGATTGCCGCCTCTGCCGGGGAAGCAGCGGGCAGGGGCTGGCTGGGTGGGGCGGAAGCCGGGTCCATGATCAGCGCCGCGACGATCACCCCGCCCAGAAGGGCAAGCTTGATCGACAGGCCGACAATGTTCGAGATGCGCCCTTCTTCGACGCCGAACAGGTTCAGCACGGTGACCGCGCCGATCG
It contains:
- a CDS encoding FAD-dependent oxidoreductase translates to MTRLSIAIAGCGPAGLAAAILLDAQGHEITIFDQFDEPGPVGSGLMIQPSGMAVLDRLGLAEETLARGARVDALLGLEEHGKAVLDAPYSKLGVPGAFGIGIHRASLFGVLLEAAQARGIAIATGHAVTGSTLDAAGRRLTFDTREPTAAFDLVIDATGWRTVFDSEPKGVLEFGALWASLPTLPGDPFAGNLLEQRYRRAAQMVGVLPIGTRKGETGPEVAFFWSLKRADYAAWADTPLDEWKDQVRALWPDTGVLLDRIERREQLTFAIYAHRTQNPPTRERMIAIGDAWHSASPQLGQGANMALLDAWGLARGIEEGRTLDEKLRLAVSWRRDHVWLYQWVTRLFTPLYQSDTDWHPAIRDRLLAPLSQIWPTSRIQAQLMSGLFGFPLGPLGLTVPDYEALSASASRS
- a CDS encoding APC family permease; translation: MSEEATSGQLQKRLGLPFAIAIMAGSVIGAGILRTPGVVANEVPVFWIAMLLWALGGIYVLLSVNVASELTTALPRAGGIYVPVHEAFGDGMGLLAGWAIWAGYVAGAAALALAFVEFLAIAIPSLQGYTVPLALAAIGAVTVLNLFGVEEGRISNIVGLSIKLALLGGVIVAALIMDPASAPPSQPLPAASPAEAAIGWVALITALQIVLGAYDGWQGPTFFAEEDKDPARNIPRAFFRSAVIILVVYLGINLCVFTVLDIETLRSSDLPVAIMIESLLGPAGVKVAGVAAAVMALLTLNAVSMTHPRILFGMARDRLFLKSALKVNKGGTPWVAMLIGSGLAVPMILSGAYVFVFKIQVATGIFAGVLYNAAYFALRRQRPDMHRPFRAIGHPVLPALILAITVGLFVAVIVADPSGGLWMLALIAICLPVGIHLKRQRSLTEKTA